The following proteins are encoded in a genomic region of Drosophila bipectinata strain 14024-0381.07 chromosome XL, DbipHiC1v2, whole genome shotgun sequence:
- the LOC108133665 gene encoding uncharacterized protein — MLKWAVNQPRPSYLARDELLLAGTTESKGVTSYSEFHALRGKLKRKSLSAVMPCPGKENQMTSTPLPASSLMPRSPLLKDLSNILATPTSQGEKKEGVALGAVPTTIGGAPKYACTLPTFEAEYSPSSVIPGPLIALRGVGIPDSYFEKPRYLEQKPLPAPTQATTNQTRSSSQMGDVTLERMIDAILESNRKTTNIRPPRQHRHRHPLHHLKGTASSAATHSPTYRPAFDPASDLREYWKSPSQRETSLTRFEEREVCSPARNPGQSRKRHSLQGLRRQRVVRRKRKITTKISSSVRQSAQKLLAAAKSGGSTAKRRHISPDSGHNSTSDLEEEEEAGLGGEELEAACHLEAMWLPSHPARDATKRRLSFSLADHS, encoded by the coding sequence ATGCTGAAGTGGGCCGTCAACCAGCCGAGGCCTTCATACTTGGCCCGGGATGAGCTGCTCTTGGCCGGAACGACGGAATCCAAAGGAGTCACCAGCTACAGCGAGTTCCACGCCCTCCGGGGCAAGCTGAAGAGGAAGTCCTTAAGCGCCGTGATGCCCTGCCCGGGCAAGGAGAACCAGATGACCTCCACTCCGCTGCCGGCCAGCTCGCTGATGCCGCGGTCTCCGCTGCTCAAGGACCTGAGCAATATCCTGGCTACCCCAACATCTCAGGGCGAGAAGAAGGAAGGAGTTGCCCTTGGAGCAGTACCTACCACCATCGGAGGAGCTCCGAAGTACGCCTGCACGCTGCCCACCTTCGAGGCGGAGTACTCCCCGAGCTCCGTCATCCCGGGGCCTCTGATCGCCCTGCGCGGAGTCGGAATCCCAGACAGCTACTTTGAGAAGCCGCGCTACCTGGAGCAGAAGCCCCTTCCCGCCCCCACCCAGGCCACCACCAACCAGACCAGGTCCTCCAGCCAAATGGGAGACGTGACGCTGGAGAGGATGATCGACGCCATCCTGGAGAGCAACCGGAAGACCACCAACATCCGACCCCCACGGCAGCACAGGCACCGGCATCCGTTGCACCACCTGAAGGGCACCGCCTCCTCTGCCGCCACCCACTCGCCCACCTACCGCCCCGCCTTTGATCCCGCCAGCGACCTGCGGGAGTACTGGAAGTCGCCCTCGCAGCGGGAGACCTCCCTGACGCGGTTTGAGGAGCGGGAGGTGTGCTCCCCCGCCCGCAATCCCGGCCAGAGCCGCAAGCGCCACTCCCTGCAAGGCCTGAGGAGGCAGCGGGTGGTGAGGCGCAAGCGAAAGATCACCACCAAGATCTCCTCCAGCGTCCGGCAGTCGGCCCAGAAGCTCCTGGCCGCTGCAAAGTCCGGAGGATCGACTGCAAAAAGGCGCCACATCAGCCCGGACAGCGGACACAACTCCACGAGTGacctggaggaggaggaggaagcaGGGCTGGGTGGAGAGGAGCTGGAAGCAGCCTGCCATCTGGAGGCCATGTGGCTGCCCTCCCACCCGGCCAGGGACGCCACCAAGAGAAGGCTCAGCTTTTCGCTGGCGGATCACAGCTGA
- the LOC138926496 gene encoding nascent polypeptide-associated complex subunit alpha, muscle-specific form-like has product MQFPPRYANSRSGGRGGINAGGGHHYSGHRFSGGGQRGRGHHHPSSCSGGPRHSHYSYPRSASRGPRHYNSVAPVAPPPPVTSVVHPPAPPPPVSAPPAQSAIYDVPRPMANSAPPPDHAGWDASGSNDTYSVRRRTMGYYNNGCWFNAEVQHVQGMVQEEEEEQWSSEEEYDLQNGNPPVPGQHSYPQHHPHQMMGNNQFGQRDQILYQMHHEEHQYVVNQEHPEYPQHPQYPPDPQYPPSPPLSPQGQPAPYSPPPRPPVRYQPPAQPAYMVMPPQMQNNPQQPIYLAVAAAPLIAMPLQLQMPGQAPVQGYYAVQMPTYIAIPAQMQPQTQGYYQQGTFPIARQMPGHIPHHGQPQIMPAMHQHIPQPTPALAPAPAPASAPSPAPSPVPAPGPTPVCASPPRPEEEVPRFVEVKVAPGVLITKSSEKLTVNIEFADLKKAAPPTPPPPPPPPPPPPTLLDQCCFMFRIVGRHLVWRRPSVRTRNRLGNRMLRGNQYRLEEDWEEEEREDIDEDPTPMDVDQYHEDPSPIPIEAPQLNEQVIHPLEPRPLPVEAQMQPLIDPSHPMEQPPMAPDTMAPLPIQPMEPVVDPMEQPPFPVEVQNQPPMAPQHMAPLPFPPMEQPPLTFEVQNQPPMAPLPLHPVEQVVHPMEQPPFPVEMQNQPPMAPHPMASLPFHPMEPPPFPVEMQNQPPMAPHTMAPIYGIQSRHLAPISEEVELKEVHIQHSNVRMIQRKITPQEEKPLSLRSDVQILQREVTPQEVKPNPLELDHKGIQTDPKPIQAKPPAQPRGKSSVQQDCKALQTDPPVVNIPNGAEDKQVTVNLQPKPKPETKPVVTPRTQETKPTQPESKKDVVVPTEGPRPSHVAPTNPPTRNQSPVNPVADISYWPPLGTRHSAKNSPKPPSNPQAQNASREQYGYRGPMRSRRRSTESYFLETVGDGNTVNSKRVVLRETNPNLFQPTRIFHSQNPVEEPPRPTPPAARSDRESQPKPAEKPVAPPPHNDVPPKNQVQLPKAQTTPSQPQKSLPPKSQNNVHNSNASTSHAPSTGHAPSQSQNPNNAQGKTSNPLTKSSGRSNPTQAQTVVSNKFGLLEESDTMSSEEVTDEADKENKSTSKSTGTSSAKSKKEKRRHKKEQRAQKKANAKAKQQAAREAKEMKRAREAAEAMEALQTYRAIDAVEIMEAMDAFRRMKAMSSRGRRLQQEEWCQCEENERLEQDGQQQEEEWPGLEGRKEQEVTQEHNHQDQRQEHGQTDENGALETAARVELEAQMEREGQHQVDAAAEADAAKRALDAWRNMGRSHPDPSREDAPTQPSPEQPQVRYFTGIMPNPLTNWLIKARASSGRVVMLDDLPSSQRVLEQTTSPEEGASSQPSNQPVPINFGHFHQHQGVGALGALDIDERDPAQQQRMRQQGMQEPELILPHQEPEVIRTDQGDDDGAAGGSAQGGAPVGEEEGAAGGRGNAGWSRFLSAVAEAGRDKPVRIGRPGLKQAMTSSKRELWERRKTLREQPDKAKAKDKAKAKDKDKDKDGEKGD; this is encoded by the exons atGCAATTCCCACCTCGATATGCGAAC TCGCGTAGCGGTGGCAGGGGTGGCATCAATGCCGGTGGCGGCCATCATTATTCGGGCCACCGTTTTTCGGGTGGCGGGCAGCGCGGGCGCGGCCATCACCACCCATCCTCGTGCAGCGGCGGACCGAGGCATTCGCATTATTCGTATCCGAGAAGTGCATCACGTGGTCCACGCCACTATAATAGCGTGGCTCCTGTAGCTCCGCCACCACCAGTGACCTCTGTAGTGCATCCTCCGGCTCCACCGCCTCCGGTATCGGCTCCTCCAGCTCAATCGGCTATTTATGATGTGCCACGCCCTATGGCGAATTCCGCCCCACCGCCGGACCATGCAGGTTGGGACGCATCCGGGTCGAACGATACGTATTCGGTGCGCCGGCGCACTATGGGCTACTACAACAATGGATGCTGGTTCAACGCGGAGGTGCAGCACGTGCAGGGCATGgtgcaggaggaggaggaggagcaatGGTCTTCGGAAGAAGAGTATGATCTGCAGAATGGTAATCCGCCAGTGCCCGGGCAGCATTCATATCCGCAACACCATCCGCATCAGATGATGGGGAATAATCAGTTTGGGCAACGCGATCAGATTCTGTATCAGATGCATCACGAGGAGCATCAGTATGTGGTGAATCAGGAGCATCCGGAGTATCCGCAGCATCCGCAGTATCCGCCGGATCCGCAGTATCCGCCTTCACCGCCGTTGTCGCCACAGGGGCAACCTGCTCCATATTCGCCGCCACCACGCCCACCGGTACGCTACCAGCCACCAGCACAACCAGCCTACATGGTAATGCCACCCCAGATGCAGAATAATCCGCAGCAACCCATCTATCTGGCTGTGGCAGCAGCTCCTTTGATTGCCATGCCACTGCAGCTGCAGATGCCGGGCCAGGCTCCGGTGCAGGGATACTACGCGGTGCAAATGCCGACATATATTGCCATTCCGGCTCAGATGCAGCCACAGACACAGGGATACTACCAACAAGGAACTTTCCCGATCGCTCGACAAATGCCTGGACACATTCCGCATCATGGCCAGCCCCAGATCATGCCAGCCATGCACCAACACATTCCACAACCGACTCCGGCCCTTGCCCCAGCTCCAGCCCCAGCTTCAGCCCCATCTCCAGCCCCTTCCCCAGTACCTGCCCCAGGCCCAACCCCGGTCTGTGCCAGTCCGCCGCGTCCGGAGGAAGAAGTGCCGCGGTTTGTGGAGGTGAAGGTGGCCCCCGGAGTTTTAATCACCAAGTCCTCCGAAAAGCTCACCGTCAACATCGAGTTTGCCGACCTCAAGAAAGCAGCACCACCAACacctccgccgccaccgcccccaccgccgccaccacccACTCTTCTGGATCAATGCTGCTTTATGTTTAGAATTGTCGGACGG CACTTGGTCTGGCGCCGTCCATCGGTGCGTACAAGGAACCGCCTGGGCAACCGCATGTTGAGGGGCAACCAATATCGGTTGGAGGAAGACTGGGAGGAGGAAGAGAGGGAGGACATCGATGAAGATCCTACCCCTATGGACGTCGATCAATACCATGAAGACCCTTCACCAATACCCATAGAGGCTCCTCAATTGAACGAGCAGGTCATCCATCCTTTGGAGCCGCGTCCATTGCCAGTTGAGGCGCAGATGCAGCCACTAATAGATCCTTCTCACCCTATGGAGCAGCCACCAATGGCTCCTGATACTATGGCCCCTCTTCCAATACAACCTATGGAGCCAGTTGTCGATCCTATGGAGCAGCCACCATTTCCAGTTGAGGTGCAGAATCAGCCACCAATGGCTCCTCAACATATGGCTCCTCTGCCATTCCCACCTATGGAGCAGCCACCATTGACTTTTGAGGTGCAGAACCAGCCACCAATGGCTCCTCTTCCATTGCACCCTGTGGAGCAAGTGGTCCACCCTATGGAGCAGCCACCATTTCCAGTTGAGATGCAGAACCAGCCACCAATGGCTCCTCATCCTATGGCTTCACTGCCATTCCACCCTATGGAGCCGCCACCATTTCCAGTTGAGATGCAGAACCAGCCACCAATGGCTCCTCATACTATGGCACCAATCTATGGCATTCAATCGCGACACCTGGCTCCTATTTCGGAAGAAGTGGAGCTCAAGGAGGTCCATATCCAGCATTCAAATGTTAGGATGATTCAGAGGAAGATCACGCCGCAAGAAGAGAAGCCACTCAGCCTCCGTTCAGACGTTCAGATCCTACAGAGGGAGGTCACGCCGCAGGAAGTGAAGCCGAATCCCCTTGAGTTGGATCATAAGGGCATCCAGACCGATCCAAAGCCCATTCAGGCCAAGCCTCCAGCTCAACCTCGAGGTAAGTCCAGTGTTCAGCAGGACTGCAAGGCGCTGCAGACTGATCCTCCGGTGGTCAACATTCCCAATGGGGCGGAAGATAAGCAGGTTACGGTGAACCTACAGCCTAAGCCGAAGCCGGAGACCAAGCCAGTAGTTACTCCAAGGACTCAGGAAACGAAGCCAACCCAGCCGGAGTCGAAGAAGGACGTGGTGGTGCCCACTGAGGGTCCAAGACCCTCACACGTTGCACCGACTAATCCTCCAACAAGA AACCAGTCGCCGGTTAACCCAGTGGCGGACATTAGCTACTGGCCGCCACTGGGCACTCGTCACTCCGCCAAGAATTCGCCGAAGCCCCCAAGTAATCCCCAAGCGCAGAATGCATCCCGAGAGCAGTACGGTTACCGTGGTCCCATGCGAAGTCGTCGCCGGTCCACAGAATCGTATTTCTTGGAAACCGTGGGCGACGGAAACACGGTAAATTCCAAGCGCGTTGTCCTCCGCGAGACCAACCCCAATCTGTTCCAGCCCACTCGCATTTTCCATAGTCAGAACCCAGTTGAGGAGCCACCTAGGCCGACACCTCCGGCCGCAAGGAGCGACCGTGAATCACAACCGAAGCCCGCGGAGAAGCCGGTAGCGCCTCCGCCTCACAATGATGTGCCGCCCAAGAATCAGGTGCAGCTTCCGAAAGCCCAGACGACTCCCTCCCAACCACAGAAAAGTCTTCCGCCGAAGTCCCAGAACAATGTCCACAACTCGAACGCATCCACGAGTCATGCCCCATCGACTGGTCATGCTCCAAGCCAGAGCCAGAATCCTAACAATGCCCAGGGAAAGACATCGAATCCTCTGACCAAGTCAAGTGGCAGATCCAATCCAACCCAGGCCCAGACTGTGGTCTCCAACAAGTTTGGTCTGCTCGAGGAATCCGACACCATGTCCTCGGAGGAGGTAACGGACGAGGCCGACAAGGAAAACAAGAGCACGAGCAAGAGCACGGGGACGAGCAGCGCCAAGTCGAAGAAGGAAAAGAGACGCCACAAGAAGGAGCAGCGGGCCCAGAAGAAGGCCAATGCGAAGGCCAAGCAGCAGGCCGCCCGGGAGGCCAAAGAGATGAAGAGGGCTCGAGAAGCTGCCGAGGCTATGGAGGCTTTACAAACGTATCGAGCCATTGATGCCGTTGAAATCATGGAGGCGATGGACGCTTTCAGGCGCATGAAGGCCATGAGCTCCAGAGGCCGGAGGCTGCAGCAAGAGGAGTGGTGTCAGTGTGAGGAAAATGAGAGACTGGAACAAGATGGTCAGCAGCAAGAGGAGGAGTGGCCAGGGCTTGAGGGAAGGAAGGAGCAAGAGGTGACACAGGAGCACAATCACCAGGACCAGAGACAGGAGCATGGACAGACAGATGAAAACGGCGCTCTGGAGACGGCAGCCAGGGTGGAACTAGAGGCCCAAATGGAAAGGGAGGGCCAGCACCAAGTAGATGCCGCCGCAGAGGCCGATGCTGCTAAGCGGGCCTTGGATGCTTGGCGCAACATGGGTAGAAGCCATCCAGATCCATCCAGAGAAGATGCACCTACGCAACCTTCTCCTGAGCAGCCTCAGGTGCGCTATTTCACTGGAATTATGCCGAACCCGCTGACGAACTGGCTGATTAAAGCCCGCGCATCATCCGGCCGGGTCGTCATGCTCGATGATCTCCCGAGTAGTCAGCGAGTACTTGAGCAGACCACCTCCCCGGAAGAGGGTGCGTCATCCCAGCCGAGTAATCAGCCAGTTCCAATCAACTTTGGCCATTTTCATCAGCATCAGGGAGTGGGGGCTCTCGGAGCTCTTGACATTGACGAGAGGGACCCAGCGCAACAGCAGCGGATGCGGCAGCAGGGAATGCAGGAGCCGGAGTTGATTTTGCCGCATCAGGAGCCAGAGGTAATTCGGACAGATCAGGGCGACGACGATGGTGCAGCAGGAGGTTCTGCCCAAGGCGGTGCCCCAGTCGGTGAAGaagaaggagcagcaggaggacGTGGTAATGCCGGCTGGAGCAGATTCCTCTCCGCGGTGGCTGAGGCCGGGCGGGATAAGCCCGTGCGAATTGGGCGCCCGGGTCTCAAGCAGGCCATGACATCCTCCAAGCGGGAGCTGTGGGAGAGGCGCAAAACCCTCCGCGAGCAACCCGACAAGGCCAAGGCCAAGGACAAGGCCAAGGCCAAGGACAAGGACAAGGATAAGGACGGGGAGAAAGGAGACTAA